In Terriglobales bacterium, the following are encoded in one genomic region:
- a CDS encoding thiamine pyrophosphate-dependent enzyme, whose protein sequence is LATMACGLPYAIAAAAAHPDRPVFAFVGDGGFSMLMADFVTAVKYELPIRVVVIKNNVLGQIKWEQMVFLGNPEYGVELHPIDFAAFARACGGTGYTIEDPKRCGSILDEALKVDGPVLIEAVVDPLTAPMPGKIKAEQAAKFAESLLRGEPNRGKIAWENMVEDRVRELV, encoded by the coding sequence ACCTGGCGACGATGGCTTGCGGACTGCCATATGCCATTGCGGCTGCAGCGGCGCATCCGGATCGGCCGGTGTTCGCGTTCGTCGGCGATGGCGGATTCTCGATGCTGATGGCCGATTTCGTGACTGCGGTGAAGTACGAGCTCCCGATCAGGGTGGTCGTCATCAAGAACAACGTGCTCGGGCAAATCAAATGGGAGCAGATGGTCTTTCTCGGCAATCCGGAGTATGGAGTCGAACTGCATCCCATCGACTTCGCCGCCTTTGCACGCGCCTGCGGAGGAACGGGTTACACGATCGAAGATCCCAAGCGTTGCGGATCAATTCTCGACGAAGCTCTCAAAGTCGATGGCCCAGTGCTGATCGAAGCGGTAGTCGATCCGCTCACCGCGCCGATGCCAGGCAAGATCAAAGCTGAGCAAGCTGCCAAGTTCGCCGAGTCATTGCTGCGCGGCGAACCGAATCGCGGCAAGATCGCGTGGGAGAACATGGTGGAGGACCGGGTGCGGGAGCTGGTGTAG